In the Oryza glaberrima chromosome 6, OglaRS2, whole genome shotgun sequence genome, one interval contains:
- the LOC127776629 gene encoding probable thiol methyltransferase 2 → MHALPRSRLGFGFFASMSSSAARVGGGGGRDPSNNPAVGRLRELVQRGDAADGWEKSWEAAVTPWDLGKPTPIIEHLVKSGTLPKGRALVPGCGTGYDVVALASPERFVVGLDISSTAVEKAKQWSSSLPNADCFTFLADDFFKWKPSEQFDLIFDYTFFCALDPSLRLAWAETVSGLLKPHGELITLIYLISDQEGGPPFNNTVTDYQKVLEPLGFKAILMEDNELAIKPRKGQEKLGRWKRFVPGSSL, encoded by the exons ATGCACGCGCTGCCTCGCTCTCGCCTCGGCTTCGGGTTCTTCGCGTCgatgagctcgtcggcggcgagggtgggcggcggcggcggaagggaccCGAGCAATAACCCGGCGGTGGGGAGGCTGCGGGAGCTCGTGCAGCGCGGGGACGCGGCAG ATGGCTGGGAGAAGTCGTGGGAGGCCGCCGTAACCCCGTGGGATTTGGGGAAGCCAACACCTATCATCGAACATCTCGTTAAATCAGGAACTCTCCCAAAGGGGAGAGCTCTGGTTCCAGGATGCGGCACG GGATATGATGTGGTTGCTCTGGCAAGCCCTGAGCGATTTGTTGTTGGCTTGGATATTTCTAGTACAGCTGTGGAGAAGGCTAAGCAG TGGTCATCATCTTTGCCAAATGCAGACTGTTTTACTTTTCTGGCTGACGATTTCTTCAAGTGGAAACCAAGTGAACAATTTGATCTTATTTTCGATTATAC GTTCTTTTGTGCACTTGATCCAAGCTTGAGGTTGGCTTGGGCAGAAACAGTTAGTGGGCTTCTAAAACCTCATGGAGAGCTAATCACCCTTATATATTTG ATCAGTGACCAAGAAGGAGGACCACCATTCAATAATACAGTCACCGA CTATCAGAAGGTTCTAGAACCATTGGGTTTCAAGGCTATTCTCATGGAAGACAATGAACTAGCTATCAAACCGCGCAAG GGTCAAGAGAAACTGGGAAGGTGGAAGAGATTTGTACCCGGATCTTCTCTATAA
- the LOC127776552 gene encoding F-box/LRR-repeat MAX2 homolog: MAEEEEEEEVEEGRSSSSAILDLPEPLLLHILSFLTDVRSRHRAALACGRMRAAERATRSELSLRGDPRSPGFLFLSHAFRFPALEHLDLSLVSPWGHPLLSSVPPCGGGGGGGAPSASSSSGMNVYHPEAISEQNAFIAARLAGCFPAVTSLAVYCRDPTTLANLTPHWQASLRRVKLVRWHQRPPTLPDGADLEPLLETCAALRELDLSEFYCWTEDVVRALTTHPSATAALTHLDLGLAAATDGFKSSELGPIAASCPNLRKLVAPCLFNPRFSDCVGDDALLSLATSCPRLTVLRLSEPFEAAANIQREEAAITVAGLVAFFAALPALEDFTMDLQHNVLEAAPAMEALARRCPRIKFLTLGSFQGLCKASWLHLDGVAVCGGLESLYMKNCQDLTDASLAAIGRGCRRLAKFGIHGCDLVTSAGIRRLAFTLRPTLKEVTVLHCRLLHTAECLTALSPIRDRIESLEINCVWNTTEQPCSVANGTTTECDPEDDELCEVYESAAKKCRYMEFEDLGSWEMLRSLSLWFSAGQLLSPLISAGLDSCPVLEEISIKVEGDCRTCPRPAPRTIFGLSDLAGFPVLAKMKLDLSEAVGYALTAPTGQMDLSLWERFYLHGIESLQTLYELDYWPPQDKDVHHRSLTLPAVGLIQRCVGLRKLFIHGTTHEHFMTFFLSIPNLRDMQLREDYYPAPENDLMFTEMRAESWLRFEVQLNSRQIDD; the protein is encoded by the coding sequence AtggcggaagaggaggaggaggaggaggtggaggaggggaggtcctcgtcgtcggcgataCTGGACCTGCCGGagccgctgctgctgcacaTCCTGAGCTTCCTGACGGACGTGAGGTCTCGGCACAGGGCGGCGCTGGCGTGCGGGAGGATGCGGGCGGCGGAGCGGGCGACGAGGTCGGAGCTCTCGCTGAGGGGCGACCCGAGGTCGCCGGGGTTCCTGTTCCTCTCGCACGCGTTCCGCTTCCCGGCGCTGGAACACCTCGACCTCTCGCTCGTCTCGCCGTGGGGGCATCCGCTTCTCTCCTCCGTGCcgccctgcggcggcggcggcggcggcggcgcgccctcggcgtcgtcgtcgtcggggatgAACGTGTACCACCCCGAGGCGATCTCCGAGCAGAACGCCTTcatcgccgcccgcctcgcggGCTGCTTCCCGGCGGTGACCTCGCTCGCCGTCTACTGCCGCGACCCCACCACGCTCGCCAACCTCACCCCGCACTGGCaggcctccctccgccgcgtcAAGCTCGTGCGCTGGCACCAGCGCCCGCCCACCCTCCCCGACGGCGCGGATCTCGAGCCGCTGCTGGAGACCTGCGCCGCGCTCCGGGAGCTCGACCTGTCGGAGTTCTACTGCTGGACCGAGGACGTCGTGAGGGCGCTCACCACGCACCCTTCCGCCACCGCGGCGCTCACCCACCTcgacctcggcctcgccgccgccaccgacggctTCAAATCCTCCGAGCTTGGGCCAATCGCGGCCTCCTGCCCCAACCTCCGCAAGCTCGTGGCGCCATGCTTGTTCAACCCACGGTTCAGCGATtgcgtcggcgacgacgcgctGCTCTCGCTGGCCACCAGCTGCCCGCGGCTGACCGTCTTGCGGCTCAGCGAGCCGTTCGAGGCTGCGGCCAACATccagagggaggaggcggccatcACCGTTGCGGGGCTAGTCGCCTTCTTCGCGGCGCTCCCCGCGCTGGAGGATTTCACCATGGATCTGCAGCACAATGTGCTGGAGGCCGCGCCCGCGATGGAGGCGCTTGCCCGAAGGTGCCCGCGGATCAAGTTCTTGACCCTGGGTTCCTTCCAGGGGCTGTGTAAGGCCTCTTGGTTGCATCTTGATGGTGTTGCGGTGTGCGGTGGGCTGGAGTCACTTTACATGAAGAATTGCCAGGATCTCACGGATGCCAGCCTTGCGGCAATTGGCCGTGGGTGCCGGAGGCTTGCTAAGTTCGGCATCCATGGCTGTGACCTTGTCACTTCGGCTGGGATCAGGAGGCTTGCATTCACGCTTCGGCCTACTCTCAAGGAAGTCACTGTCTTGCACTGCCGGCTTCTGCACACTGCAGAATGTCTCACTGCTCTAAGTCCGATCCGTGATCGCATTGAAAGTCTTGAGATCAACTGTGTCTGGAACACAACCGAACAACCCTGCAGTGTTGCAAATGGCACCACCACCGAATGCGATCCTGAGGATGATGAGCTTTGTGAAGTGTACGAGTCTGCAGCCAAGAAATGTAGGTACATGGAATTTGAGGATCTTGGAAGCTGGGAGATGCTCAGGTCACTCTCCCTATGGTTCTCTGCTGGCCAGCTTCTCTCTCCGCTCATTTCTGCTGGTCTCGATAGCTGTCCCGTGCTTGAGGAGATCTCAATTAAGGTGGAGGGTGATTGCCGGACATGCCCACGACCTGCTCCAAGAACAATTTTTGGCTTAAGTGATCTTGCAGGCTTCCCAGTATTAGCCAAGATGAAATTGGACCTCAGTGAAGCTGTGGGTTATGCACTTACTGCACCAACAGGGCAGATGGATCTTTCACTATGGGAGCGATTTTATTTGCATGGTATCGAATCACTGCAGACTTTGTATGAATTGGACTACTGGCCGCCCCAAGACAAGGATGTGCACCACCGGAGCCTGACATTGCCAGCCGTGGGATTGATCCAACGCTGCGTTGGACTCAGGAAGCTTTTCATCCATGGCACCACACATGAGCACTTCATGACCTTCTTCCTTTCAATTCCAAACTTGCGGGACATGCAGTTGCGGGAGGACTATTATCCAGCCCCAGAGAATGATCTGATGTTCACAGAGATGCGGGCTGAATCTTGGCTTAGGTTTGAGGTGCAACTGAACAGCCGGCAAATTGATGATTAG